A portion of the Saimiri boliviensis isolate mSaiBol1 chromosome 1, mSaiBol1.pri, whole genome shotgun sequence genome contains these proteins:
- the IL36A gene encoding LOW QUALITY PROTEIN: interleukin-36 alpha (The sequence of the model RefSeq protein was modified relative to this genomic sequence to represent the inferred CDS: inserted 2 bases in 1 codon) — translation MDLFQLFLHHRIPAPVALKTDSEIPLSKWHLNTTFQVVFSVTIALISCQHVETLEKDRGNPVYLGLNXSTNCLMCAKVGEQPALQPKEQDIMDLYDEPKPVKLFLFYHIQSGRSSTFESVAFPGWFIAVSSEGGCPVILTQELGLADTTDFELTTLS, via the exons ATGGACCTGTTTCAGCTCTTCCTTCACCATAGG ATTCCAGCCCCTGTTGCCCTCAAAACTGACTCAGAGATACCACTCTCGAAATGGCACCTGAATACCACTTTTCAAGTCGTGTTCTCAGTCACTATTGCCTTAATCTCATGCCAACATGTGGAGACCCTTGAGAAAGACAGAGGGAACCCCGTCTACCTGGGACTGAA GAGCACAAACTGCCTGATGTGTGCTAAGGTCGGAGAGCAGCCTGCACTGCAGCCGAAG GAACAGGATATAATGGATTTGTATGACGAACCCAAGCCTGTGAAGCTGTTTCTCTTCTACCACATTCAGAGTGGCAGAAGCTCCACCTTTGAGTCTGTGGCCTTCCCTGGCTGGTTCATTGCTGTCAGCTCTGAAGGAGGCTGTCCTGTCATCCTTACCCAAGAACTGGGGTTGGCCGACACCACTGACTTTGAGTTAACTACACTGTCTTAA